Proteins encoded in a region of the Mycoplasma feriruminatoris genome:
- a CDS encoding ATP-binding protein yields MNFNHSGETTTVEYKVTFDKKNPDNLLHIVSAFANTKGGRIFIGINDNNQIVGLENPQVILEDVSEAIKTKIEPNPEFYCEIEEHNGLKFIVLTVIKGEETPYRYLTKKADVAYIRSGNQSIKANTNQLRNLIFKKTRQSFDTLKTKINWKQANFKSLNQKLNEIGQQAKTVNQLISLDLVKDDFLTNAGALLADNKFIKSSKIHSTRWNGNDKLNSEILTLNTKEFEGSLIDIFQKTEKFINDYNSVMWKKTDQKRIDYPNYPFLAIREALVNALIHRDYSIDGSQIDVDIYDNRIEIISPGGMFDGTNIQETPTWAVVSRRRNEAIANIFRRINYMEKRGSGLSKIIDLYASQPNYSNDLKPVFMSNDQVFKVILWNLNYKKDDLITSNKTNTSIEAETTELQKKEEETQDQIILNYIESVFSFTRKDIEKVANVKRTRANQIINNLLEENKVVKENDGRSTKYRVNK; encoded by the coding sequence ATGAATTTTAATCATAGTGGTGAAACTACAACTGTTGAATATAAAGTTACTTTTGATAAAAAGAATCCTGATAATTTATTACATATTGTGAGTGCTTTTGCAAACACAAAAGGTGGAAGAATTTTTATTGGTATAAACGATAATAATCAAATAGTAGGTCTAGAAAATCCGCAAGTTATTTTAGAAGATGTTAGCGAAGCTATTAAAACAAAAATTGAACCTAATCCAGAATTTTATTGTGAAATAGAAGAACATAACGGATTAAAATTTATTGTTTTAACAGTTATTAAAGGTGAAGAAACACCTTATCGTTATTTAACTAAAAAAGCTGATGTAGCATATATAAGGTCTGGTAATCAAAGTATAAAAGCAAATACAAATCAGTTAAGAAATCTAATTTTTAAAAAAACTAGACAGTCATTTGATACATTGAAAACTAAAATAAATTGAAAACAAGCAAACTTTAAAAGCTTAAATCAAAAATTAAATGAAATTGGTCAACAAGCAAAAACTGTTAATCAATTAATTTCTCTTGATTTAGTAAAAGATGATTTTTTAACGAATGCAGGAGCTTTACTAGCTGATAATAAATTTATAAAATCTTCAAAAATTCATTCTACAAGATGAAATGGAAATGATAAATTAAATTCTGAAATTTTAACTTTAAATACAAAAGAATTTGAAGGTAGTTTAATAGATATTTTTCAAAAAACTGAAAAATTTATAAATGACTATAATTCTGTTATGTGAAAAAAAACTGATCAAAAAAGAATTGATTATCCAAATTATCCGTTTTTAGCAATTAGAGAAGCTTTAGTTAACGCTTTGATTCATCGTGATTATTCAATTGATGGTTCACAAATTGATGTTGATATTTATGATAATAGAATTGAAATTATCTCACCTGGTGGAATGTTTGATGGAACAAATATTCAAGAAACACCAACATGAGCTGTTGTTTCAAGAAGAAGAAATGAAGCTATAGCCAATATTTTTCGAAGAATAAATTATATGGAAAAACGTGGTAGTGGATTAAGTAAAATTATTGATTTATATGCAAGTCAGCCTAATTATTCAAATGATTTAAAACCAGTTTTTATGTCTAATGATCAAGTATTTAAAGTAATTTTATGAAATTTAAATTATAAAAAAGATGATCTTATTACAAGTAATAAAACAAATACTAGTATAGAAGCTGAAACAACAGAATTACAAAAAAAAGAAGAAGAAACACAAGATCAAATTATTTTAAATTATATAGAAAGTGTTTTTAGTTTTACAAGAAAAGATATAGAAAAAGTTGCTAATGTTAAAAGAACTAGGGCAAATCAAATAATAAATAATTTATTAGAAGAAAACAAAGTTGTTAAAGAAAATGATGGTAGATCTACTAAATATAGAGTTAATAAATAA
- a CDS encoding Eco57I restriction-modification methylase domain-containing protein codes for MLSGGYQTSAAQYMQTIFRVQTPASIAGKTKENCYVFDFAPDRTLKMIVDSITFLHKNKSTNEHRELITKFLNYCPVISSDKSSMREYDTNKLMQELKKVYVERVYQSGFQDIKLYDEAMLKEISNDDWKNIDELSKIVGASKNKKNINQVELNKLGFDNPEFDNNKKIDQRNKLGDEEKEEITRKNKLISTLRAVSIRIPLLVYGINIKGDQQITVDNFPELMTDTEGNDPNASWNEFMPKGVTKDKFREIKKFYNQDIFTASCKKIINTVRNADNLDPIERVREITNLFSTFRNPDKETVLTPWRVVNMHLSDTIGGSDFYDERHKQLLVEPRFVKIEKVTDEVFSESSKLLEINSKTGLYPLYLTFSLYKIKLEREHLNKDEISLEEKIKIWDSVVANNIFIICKTPMAKLITKRTLLGFRRGKVNMHFFEDLIKQLRLKKDNFINKVKEPSYWSLGGKENMNFNVVVGNPPYQELVAKNNGSVSQANPVYNLFVEAAIKLSTNYVSMITPSLWMTAGTGLDSFRKYMLDQNHISILHDYEKSEKLFPTVNIAGGVSYFLWDKKTKGETKSYYHKDDGTEICQIVNMNTNGDNIFIRDATSKSIINKVGSLEHNFNSFMQLVSTYSPFSNGVVGNYKGLFINTPSNDTVKIYRNPISKKEKFEYIKREHIIARQDWIDKHKVFVSKAGEISAKFNGLPFYGEPGSVCTETYLVVGPFDSKQICINVIKYMNTSLYRFLISQIKKTQNAARGVYKYVPIFDFETTNDIDWNKSIEEIDKDIFKKFNLTIDEIDYVLKTVKAK; via the coding sequence ATGTTATCTGGTGGTTATCAAACATCTGCTGCTCAGTATATGCAAACAATCTTTAGAGTTCAAACACCAGCAAGTATTGCTGGAAAAACTAAGGAAAATTGTTATGTATTTGATTTTGCTCCAGATAGAACACTAAAGATGATTGTTGATTCAATAACATTTCTTCATAAAAACAAGAGTACTAACGAACACAGAGAATTAATTACTAAATTTTTAAATTATTGCCCTGTTATTTCTTCTGATAAATCAAGTATGAGAGAATACGATACTAATAAATTAATGCAGGAACTAAAGAAAGTTTATGTTGAAAGAGTCTATCAAAGTGGATTTCAAGATATTAAATTATATGATGAGGCAATGTTAAAAGAAATCAGCAATGATGACTGAAAAAATATTGATGAATTAAGTAAAATAGTAGGTGCTTCAAAAAATAAAAAAAATATTAACCAAGTAGAACTTAACAAACTAGGATTTGACAATCCAGAATTTGATAACAATAAAAAGATAGACCAAAGAAATAAGTTAGGTGATGAAGAAAAGGAAGAAATAACAAGAAAAAATAAATTAATTTCCACATTAAGAGCAGTTTCAATAAGAATACCATTACTTGTCTATGGAATAAATATAAAGGGTGACCAACAAATAACTGTTGACAATTTTCCTGAATTAATGACTGATACAGAAGGTAATGATCCTAATGCATCGTGAAACGAATTTATGCCTAAAGGAGTAACAAAAGATAAATTTAGAGAAATCAAGAAGTTCTATAATCAAGACATTTTTACGGCTTCTTGTAAAAAAATAATAAATACTGTAAGAAACGCAGATAATCTAGATCCAATTGAAAGGGTTAGAGAAATAACTAATCTATTTTCTACATTTAGAAATCCTGATAAGGAAACCGTATTAACTCCTTGAAGAGTTGTTAATATGCATTTAAGTGATACCATAGGTGGTAGCGATTTTTATGATGAAAGACATAAACAATTACTGGTGGAACCTAGATTTGTTAAAATTGAAAAAGTAACAGATGAAGTTTTTTCAGAGAGTTCAAAACTTCTAGAAATTAATTCAAAAACAGGTTTATATCCACTGTACCTAACTTTTTCTCTTTATAAAATAAAATTAGAAAGGGAACATCTAAATAAAGACGAAATATCATTAGAAGAAAAGATAAAAATATGAGATTCAGTAGTTGCTAATAATATTTTTATTATTTGTAAAACACCAATGGCTAAATTAATTACAAAAAGAACCCTTCTAGGTTTTAGAAGAGGAAAAGTGAATATGCACTTTTTTGAAGACCTAATAAAACAATTAAGATTAAAGAAAGATAACTTTATAAATAAAGTAAAAGAACCTAGCTATTGATCACTAGGAGGCAAAGAAAATATGAATTTTAATGTAGTAGTTGGTAATCCACCTTATCAAGAATTAGTAGCCAAAAATAATGGGTCTGTTTCACAAGCTAACCCGGTATACAATCTATTTGTTGAAGCAGCAATTAAATTATCTACTAACTATGTTTCAATGATAACTCCAAGCTTGTGAATGACTGCAGGTACTGGATTAGATTCCTTTAGAAAATATATGCTTGATCAAAACCATATTTCTATTCTTCATGATTATGAAAAATCAGAAAAGTTATTTCCTACTGTTAATATAGCTGGTGGTGTTTCTTATTTCCTTTGAGATAAAAAGACAAAGGGAGAAACAAAAAGCTACTATCATAAAGATGATGGAACAGAGATTTGCCAAATAGTAAATATGAATACGAATGGTGATAATATTTTTATTAGAGATGCAACAAGCAAGTCAATAATTAATAAAGTGGGTTCTCTTGAGCATAATTTTAATTCATTTATGCAATTAGTTTCAACGTATTCACCTTTTTCAAATGGTGTTGTAGGTAATTATAAGGGATTATTTATAAATACACCTAGCAATGACACAGTAAAAATTTACAGAAACCCTATATCTAAAAAAGAAAAATTTGAATATATAAAACGTGAACACATAATAGCAAGACAAGATTGAATAGATAAACACAAGGTATTTGTCTCAAAAGCAGGAGAAATATCCGCAAAATTTAATGGTTTGCCATTTTATGGGGAACCAGGTTCAGTATGTACGGAAACATATTTAGTAGTAGGTCCATTTGATAGTAAACAAATATGTATAAATGTGATAAAGTATATGAATACATCTTTATATAGATTTTTAATCTCTCAAATTAAAAAAACACAAAATGCCGCCAGAGGAGTTTATAAATATGTTCCTATATTTGATTTTGAAACAACAAATGATATAGATTGAAATAAGTCAATTGAAGAAATTGATAAGGACATATTTAAAAAATTTAATTTAACAATTGATGAAATAGATTATGTTTTAAAAACCGTTAAAGCTAAATAA
- a CDS encoding DEAD/DEAH box helicase, whose translation MENIKNNDFDFETIFSYKLIYVFRINDKKHKGCLKIGETSLNYEGDRNNLFINCETLNKAAKKRIDQYTTTAAIDYELLHTELAINNKNHAFRDRDIHRVLEASGIKKKKFDKKSKEWYIVDLETVKNAIKAVKESRKVLENCEKTNDLSPIIFRPEQKNTIEETTKKLSPNKYDKILWNAKMRFGKTLCALEVIKRKEFINTIIISHRPVVKSGWQEDYNKIFYDRKDFLFLTKENKDLLEDNKFKKIYFASIQDLRGSEKIGGNFKKNDDVFNMEWDFLIVDEAHDGTTTQLGRDVIDKINKRYTLLLSGTPYVLMNNISEEQTITWDYIKEQEAKRNWEINNFGDSNPYSDLPKLNIHIYDLKNYSEIKSFLDNDKAFSFSEFFRVWSGDKNKDDCDVDKSLIGKFVHEKDVNFFYIC comes from the coding sequence ATGGAAAATATTAAGAATAATGATTTTGATTTTGAAACCATTTTTAGTTACAAATTAATTTATGTATTTAGAATTAATGATAAAAAACATAAAGGATGTCTAAAAATAGGTGAAACAAGTCTGAATTATGAAGGTGATAGGAATAATTTATTTATTAATTGTGAAACACTAAACAAAGCAGCTAAAAAAAGAATTGATCAATATACAACAACAGCAGCCATTGATTATGAATTATTGCATACAGAGTTAGCTATAAATAATAAAAATCATGCTTTTAGAGATAGAGATATTCACAGAGTTTTAGAAGCATCTGGTATAAAGAAGAAAAAATTTGATAAGAAAAGTAAAGAATGATATATTGTAGATTTAGAAACTGTTAAAAATGCTATAAAGGCGGTGAAAGAATCACGTAAGGTGCTAGAAAATTGTGAGAAAACAAATGATTTATCCCCTATCATTTTTAGACCAGAACAAAAGAATACTATCGAAGAAACAACAAAAAAATTATCGCCGAACAAATATGATAAAATTTTGTGAAACGCAAAAATGAGATTTGGGAAAACCCTGTGTGCACTAGAAGTTATTAAAAGAAAAGAATTTATCAATACTATCATTATTTCACACAGACCTGTTGTTAAAAGTGGATGGCAAGAGGATTACAATAAAATATTTTATGACAGAAAAGATTTTTTATTTCTAACAAAAGAAAATAAAGATTTATTAGAGGATAATAAATTTAAAAAAATATATTTTGCATCAATACAAGATCTAAGAGGCTCTGAAAAAATTGGGGGGAATTTTAAAAAGAATGATGACGTGTTTAATATGGAATGAGATTTCCTAATAGTTGATGAAGCACATGATGGAACGACAACACAATTAGGAAGAGATGTAATTGATAAAATTAATAAAAGGTATACATTATTACTTTCTGGAACACCTTATGTGTTAATGAATAATATCTCAGAAGAACAAACAATAACTTGAGATTACATAAAGGAACAAGAAGCAAAAAGAAATTGAGAAATTAATAATTTTGGGGATTCTAACCCTTATTCAGATCTTCCTAAATTAAACATTCACATATATGATTTAAAAAATTATTCAGAGATCAAGAGTTTTTTAGATAACGATAAAGCGTTTAGCTTTTCTGAGTTCTTTAGAGTTTGAAGCGGGGACAAAAATAAAGATGATTGTGATGTTGATAAATCATTAATAGGTAAATTTGTGCACGAAAAAGATGTAAATTTTTTTTACATATGCTAA
- a CDS encoding restriction endonuclease subunit M, producing the protein MELISNYVSVPNKIKKKELNIKEFYKNNIQILKNLLIDRTTNENIIYATDSYRNLGYKFKTKISLDNLLKENFITIRNEKTHIEKLKRTKNKAEVFTPSFICNKQNNLIDNAWFGYENAFNFELADGWKVNNKKIKFINEKTYLDYIKDKRLEITCGEAPYLVSRYDTVTGKNITINRRIGLLDRKFRIINENYTSKENWIELSLLALKSIYGYEWQGDNLFLARQNILFSYIDYYKNQFNEDVAEPLLYRVSEIISYNIFQMDGLRFVIPGSCKITKLVSHDIFGEEKIIKTQCNGCSRQSKNLHDGIYVKVMDWSNNKFIEFRNIK; encoded by the coding sequence ATGGAATTAATTAGTAACTATGTTAGCGTGCCTAATAAGATAAAGAAAAAAGAACTTAACATAAAAGAATTTTATAAAAATAACATACAAATTCTTAAGAATCTTCTAATAGATAGGACAACAAACGAAAATATTATATATGCAACAGATTCATACCGTAATTTAGGTTATAAGTTTAAAACAAAAATATCTTTAGATAACTTATTAAAAGAAAATTTCATAACAATCAGAAATGAAAAAACACACATAGAAAAATTAAAAAGAACAAAAAATAAGGCTGAAGTTTTTACCCCTAGCTTTATTTGTAATAAACAAAATAACCTCATAGATAATGCCTGATTTGGGTATGAAAATGCTTTTAATTTCGAACTTGCTGATGGTTGAAAAGTAAACAATAAAAAAATTAAATTTATTAATGAAAAAACATACTTAGATTACATAAAAGATAAAAGATTAGAAATAACATGTGGAGAAGCGCCTTACTTAGTTAGTAGATATGATACAGTCACTGGAAAAAATATTACAATCAATAGAAGAATTGGACTATTAGATCGTAAATTTAGAATTATTAATGAAAATTACACATCAAAAGAGAATTGAATTGAGTTGAGTCTTTTAGCACTAAAATCAATTTATGGTTATGAGTGACAGGGTGATAATTTGTTCTTAGCTAGACAAAATATTTTATTTTCCTATATTGATTACTATAAGAATCAATTTAATGAAGATGTTGCTGAACCATTATTATATAGGGTGAGTGAAATAATCTCATACAATATATTTCAAATGGATGGTTTAAGATTTGTTATACCAGGTAGTTGTAAAATAACAAAATTAGTTTCACACGATATTTTTGGTGAAGAAAAAATAATAAAAACTCAATGTAATGGTTGTTCAAGACAAAGTAAAAATTTACATGATGGAATATATGTTAAAGTTATGGACTGGAGCAATAATAAGTTTATAGAATTTAGAAACATAAAATAA
- a CDS encoding AAA family ATPase, producing MNKITYNDLTDEQKQMIELAKQGHNILVDACIGSGKTTAIQVLCDVLPNNLKILYLTFNKLLKLDAKSKIKTQNTKVTNYHGFAYGELKKRGIKTSAADAVKIFLEHKIDIDKYDVLILDEYQDINTEISDMLWIIKEKNPNIQIIAVGDLDQKIYDNTTLDVSKFIDSFIKDYKKVYFTNSFRMPKEHANMLGSIWHKTINGVNDKCKISYLNKNEVIEFLSTQEPKNILCLGSRYGSINYVLNQLEQKYPDKFNKKTVYASIKDDEQITEPKTTSAIFTTFDSSKGLEKPICVIFDFDIAYWTQRLNKKDTKYDILRNIFCVAASRGKNSIIFVKNDDELNNSLLKGTDIIESKYYVKKDFLECEADTYRISDMFDHKYDEDLEECLDLLDIKEIYSQDTTKIKIKSNDGLIDISPCIGIYQEASYFKKYDIKQEIEQFISTDRNTQAFAMKEFKKFIKKRNKIDDLILYFTYLDTGQIRYINQVKTPFISIEEEKAIHDRLSTVFKKQEQIQELCYSVLGKYKNGITIDIIGFADVIKDNTVYELKFVNELKRAHFLQTASYMLALKIPKGILWNVKNNTSYQIAIKDVEEFKKQVCKTITKRLNIE from the coding sequence ATGAATAAAATTACTTATAACGATCTTACTGATGAACAAAAACAAATGATTGAGCTTGCTAAACAAGGACATAATATTTTAGTTGACGCATGTATTGGTAGTGGAAAAACTACTGCTATTCAAGTTTTGTGTGATGTTCTACCAAATAATTTAAAAATTTTATATCTAACTTTTAATAAATTACTAAAACTAGATGCTAAAAGCAAAATCAAAACTCAAAATACTAAAGTAACTAACTATCACGGTTTTGCTTATGGAGAACTAAAAAAAAGAGGAATTAAAACTTCAGCAGCAGATGCCGTTAAAATATTTTTAGAACATAAAATAGATATAGATAAATATGATGTTTTAATCCTTGATGAGTATCAAGACATAAATACTGAAATTAGTGATATGTTGTGAATTATTAAAGAAAAAAACCCTAATATTCAAATAATAGCAGTTGGTGATTTAGATCAAAAAATTTATGATAATACTACACTTGATGTTTCTAAATTTATAGACAGTTTTATAAAAGATTATAAAAAAGTATATTTCACAAATTCTTTTAGAATGCCAAAAGAGCATGCAAATATGTTAGGTAGTATTTGACATAAGACAATCAATGGTGTTAATGATAAATGCAAAATCTCATATTTAAATAAGAATGAAGTAATAGAATTTTTATCAACACAAGAACCTAAGAATATCTTATGCTTAGGTTCTAGGTATGGAAGTATTAATTATGTATTAAATCAACTAGAGCAAAAATACCCTGATAAGTTTAACAAAAAAACAGTTTATGCAAGTATAAAAGATGATGAGCAAATAACTGAACCAAAAACAACATCAGCTATTTTTACTACATTTGATTCTTCTAAAGGATTAGAAAAACCGATTTGTGTAATTTTTGATTTTGATATTGCTTATTGAACACAAAGATTGAATAAAAAAGATACAAAATACGATATTTTAAGAAATATTTTCTGTGTTGCTGCAAGTAGAGGCAAAAACTCAATAATTTTTGTCAAAAACGATGATGAATTAAACAATTCATTACTAAAAGGAACTGATATTATTGAAAGTAAATATTATGTAAAAAAAGATTTTTTGGAATGTGAAGCAGATACTTATAGAATTTCTGATATGTTCGATCATAAATATGATGAAGATTTAGAAGAATGTTTAGATCTACTAGATATTAAAGAAATTTATTCACAAGATACAACCAAAATCAAAATTAAATCTAATGATGGTCTTATAGATATATCTCCTTGTATTGGTATATACCAAGAAGCTTCATACTTTAAAAAGTATGATATTAAGCAAGAAATTGAACAATTCATTTCAACAGATAGAAACACACAAGCTTTTGCTATGAAGGAGTTCAAAAAATTTATAAAGAAAAGAAATAAAATAGATGATTTAATTTTATATTTTACTTATCTTGATACCGGTCAAATAAGATATATTAACCAAGTTAAAACACCTTTTATTAGTATTGAAGAAGAAAAAGCAATTCATGATAGATTATCTACAGTTTTTAAAAAGCAAGAACAAATTCAAGAACTATGTTATTCAGTTTTAGGGAAATATAAGAATGGTATTACAATCGATATAATTGGTTTTGCTGATGTTATAAAAGATAATACAGTGTATGAGTTAAAGTTTGTTAACGAACTAAAAAGAGCACATTTTTTACAAACTGCTTCTTATATGTTGGCTTTAAAAATACCTAAAGGAATTTTGTGAAATGTAAAAAATAATACTTCTTATCAAATTGCTATAAAAGATGTAGAAGAATTTAAAAAACAGGTATGTAAAACAATAACAAAAAGATTAAATATTGAATAA